From Rutidosis leptorrhynchoides isolate AG116_Rl617_1_P2 chromosome 3, CSIRO_AGI_Rlap_v1, whole genome shotgun sequence, a single genomic window includes:
- the LOC139897021 gene encoding CRAL-TRIO domain-containing protein YKL091C-like codes for MAKDQDVKLRLMKECIQELRSSTEKYGDITLGRFLIARSMDPNKAAKMFVSWQKWRDSFVPLGFIPASEVDDELKTRKVFLQGLCKTGHPIAILSLSKHYPAKDQQQFKKFIVHVLDKIIASGIRGREIGNEKMVAIIDMKQLSYKNVDARGLISGFQFLQAYYPERLERLYVLNMPSFFVSVWKMISYFLEKATLDKIVIVTNEEQRKRFVMEIGTEALPEEFGGEAKLVAIQDVEAPRLEC; via the exons ATGGCCAAAGATCAAGATGTTAAACTACGTCTGATGAAAGAATGCATTCAGGAACTTAGGTCTTCAACAGAG AAGTATGGAGATATAACACTGGGGAGGTTCTTGATTGCAAGATCAATGGATCCAAACAAAGCAGCAAAGATGTTTGTTTCATGGCAAAAATGGCGGGATTCGTTTGTCCCACTTGGGTTCATCCCTGCTTCTGAAGTTGATGACGAATTGAAAACTCGAAAAGTCTTTCTTCAGGGGTTGTGTAAGACCGGACATCCTATTGCGATTCTTAGTCTTAGCAAACATTATCCTGCTAAAGATCAACAACAGTTTAAGA AATTTATAGTTCATGTGCTTGACAAAATAATTGCGAG TGGAATTAGAGGAAGGGAAATTGGTAACGAGAAGATGGTTGCGATCATTGATATGAAGCAGTTAAGTTATAAGAATGTTGACGCTCGTGGTCTCATATCCGGATTCCAGTTTTTACAG GCTTACTACCCAGAACGTTTAGAAAGACTATACGTATTAAATATGCCAAGTTTTTTCGTGAGCGTTTGGAAGATGATTTCTTATTTTCTCGAGAAAGCAACGTTGGACAAG ATTGTGATTGTAACAAACGAGGAACAAAGAAAGCGCTTCGTCATGGAAATTGGTACAGAGGCGTTGCCCGAAGAATTTGGTGGAGAAGCTAAGCTTGTTGCGATACAAGATGTCGAGGCACCTCGACTAGAATGTTGA